One segment of Carya illinoinensis cultivar Pawnee chromosome 13, C.illinoinensisPawnee_v1, whole genome shotgun sequence DNA contains the following:
- the LOC122290888 gene encoding cation/H(+) antiporter 4-like, with amino-acid sequence MPSLDFATSIPNSSMITIIECVELPYRVHSPGLWNWLHSGNTFSLPQLELQMMIIFAITHASDCILKPYGVPQFTSQLIAGIILGPSLLGRFEPIKILFDVRSQEIIGMLAVFGHLLFLFLSGVKMDLKVFKRMGRNAIYTGIACILFPLIIGLSVGVSLKRSWRLTKEEAYSLPFLTVLHSLTPFPVVVYLLEYLKILNSELGQLGLSAALVSEAIGLILLVLATLIKVAMEKNNFQAIFCGGSTIIFILTLAFVFRPTMVWIVKQTPKGRPVKTVYIHIIMLLMLVSGLVSRSFKFTCIAGPFFLGLAIPDGPPLGSAIVNKFNCFTEHVFLPLFVTTCAMKVDLRLISLDANLLTFDIILVIATFATKMVACLIPLLYSKMPIKDALALALILSFKGEVQLSLYFYFGDEQVHLIPGKERSLAVVAILINATIAPILVKYLYDPSWKYAGYKKRDIIHNRHNAELRILVCIHKPDNIPTVIKLLETSGPTRQRPLTVYVLHLIKLIGRASPVFISHQMQKKTLSKTSYSENVITAFNRFKQDNPDGISLLHVFTAISPTKYMQEDVCTLALDKLASLIVLPFHRKWSLDGFVESEDCAIRTLNCGVLELAPCSVGILVDRGRSTIPAESSYSVAMIFLGGSDDQEALTFAKRMANDMMNINLTVIHFVASESEEIRGWDDLVDHEVLKDVRLNNLSGGYVTYIEEMVEDGPQTALIIHSMIEEYDLIIVGRRHNVVSPQTSGLAEWSEFPELGIIGDLLATSDNNTRTSVLVVRQQQKQQK; translated from the exons ATGCCGTCGCTAGATTTTGCAACTTCAATTCCAAATTCAAGCATGATCACCATAATCGAATGCGTTGAGCTTCCCTATAGGGTCCATTCACCAGGCCTGTGGAACTGGCTTCATTCTGGGAATACGTTTTCATTACCACAACTTGAGCTGCAGATGATGATTATTTTTGCAATCACGCATGCCTCCGATTGCATTCTTAAGCCATATGGAGTCCCGCAATTTACCTCCCAACTTATT GCGGGCATAATCCTCGGTCCATCATTACTTGGGCGCTTTGAACCAATCAAGATCTTGTTTGACGTTAGAAGTCAAGAAATAATTGGTATGCTGGCTGTCTTTGGTCACttactgtttttgtttttgagcgGAGTGAAAATGGATCTGAAAGTGTTCAAAAGGATGGGAAGAAATGCCATATATACTGGTATTGCCTGCATATTGTTCCCTTTGATAATTGGCTTGTCAGTTGGAGTGTCCCTTAAAAGATCTTGGCGCCTCACCAAAGAAGAAGCATATAGTCTTCCATTTCTGACAGTACTTCATAGTTTGACTCCATTTCCGGTGGTTGTTTACCTTCTTGAGTACCTCAAGATCTTGAACTCTGAACTTGGTCAATTAGGCCTATCTGCAGCATTGGTTTCCGAAGCGATTGGCTtgattcttcttgttcttgCCACATTGATTAAGGTTGCCATGGAGaagaataattttcaagctATTTTTTGTGGAGGATCAACCATTATCTTTATCTTAACCCTTGCATTTGTTTTTCGACCCACAATGGTTTGGATAGTCAAGCAAACACCCAAAGGAAGGCCTGTGAAAACCGTATACATTCACATCATCATGCTGCTGATGCTTGTGTCTGGCTTGGTTTCTCGTTCGTTTAAATTTACTTGTATCGCTGGACCTTTTTTTCTCGGTTTGGCGATACCAGATGGACCGCCTTTAGGATCTGCCATTGTCAACAAGTTCAACTGCTTCACCGAGCATGTGTTTCTTCCACTCTTTGTAACTACATGTGCTATGAAGGTAGATCTGCGTTTAATCAGCCTCGATGCCAACTTGCTGACCTTCGATATAATCCTCGTTATCGCGACTTTTGCTACTAAAATGGTGGCCTGTTTGATTCCTCTCTTGTACTCCAAAATGCCCATAAAGGATGCTCTAGCACTTGCTCTCATTTTGAGTTTCAAAGGTGAAGTTCAGCTCAGCCTTTATTTTTACTTCGGAGATGAACAG GTCCACCTTATACCGGGCAAGGAGCGTTCTTTAGCGGTAGTTGCGATCCTAATTAATGCAACTATTGCACCAATCTTAGTGAAGTACCTGTACGATCCTTCATGGAAATATGCAGGTTACAAGAAAAGGGATATCATTCATAACAGACACAATGCAGAGCTTCGCATCTTGGTGTGCATTCACAAACCCGACAACATTCCTACGGTTATCAAACTACTGGAAACTTCAGGCCCGACAAGACAAAGACCCCTTACTGTTTATGTTCTTCACCTAATCAAACTGATTGGTCGAGCCTCCCCCGTTTTTATCTCACACCAAATGCAGAAAAAGACTCTCTCCAAAACTTCCTATTCAGAGAACGTGATTACCGCATTTAATCGCTTCAAACAAGACAATCCGGATGGCATATCACTGTTGCATGTTTTCACTGCCATCTCTCCAACGAAGTACATGCAGGAAGACGTATGCACTCTTGCACTGGACAAGCTCGCGTCCCTCATAGTACTCCCATTCCACCGGAAATGGTCCCTTGATGGGTTTGTTGAATCGGAGGACTGTGCTATAAGGACTCTGAACTGCGGTGTCCTTGAACTAGCACCTTGCTCCGTGGGGATCCTTGTTGATCGTGGCCGTTCAACTATTCCAGCAGAGTCATCTTATTCtgttgcaatgatcttcttagGAGGGAGTGACGATCAAGAGGCATTAACATTTGCGAAACGCATGGCCAATGATATGATGAACATCAATTTGACTGTGATTCACTTTGTTGCATCTGAGAGTGAAGAGATTAGAGGTTGGGACGATTTGGTGGACCATGAGGTGCTCAAGGATGTTAGACTTAACAATTTGAGTGGTGGATATGTGACGTATATAGAGGAGATGGTGGAAGATGGACCTCAGACGGCATTGATAATTCATTCTATGATAGAAGAGTACGACCTTATTATAGTTGGGAGGCGGCACAATGTAGTGTCCCCTCAAACATCAGGGCTTGCAGAATGGAGTGAATTCCCAGAGCTGGGTATCATCGGAGATCTTCTTGCCACCTCAGATAACAACACCAGGACATCCGTTTTGGTGGTACGTCAGCAGCAGAAACAGCAAAAATGA